One window of Chloroflexus aggregans DSM 9485 genomic DNA carries:
- a CDS encoding BCD family MFS transporter, producing MNWLKMIRLGMIHMATAVSLVPITGVLNRIMIHELGIMASVVAALIILPHLFSPIQVFIGQFSDRHPLWGYRRTPYIALGIILCVVGSALTPFAAFAMDANFWPGLILALLIFGMWGIGFNVAVVSYLSLASDLSPSHLRSRTIAVMWFMMITAVIGTAIGAGRALEDYSPTRLIEVFAICAGVALLISVLGLIGLEPRNAVPVSHEERHSAANSVRTVVSDPLARRFFVYLMLMLSAILGQDVLLEPYGAQAFAMNVRDTTQLTATWGGATLLALLLHGFFFSRWLSNKRGAAIGGIIAASGLTLIALSGILHLQPLFVPSVALLGFGTGIATATNLALMLDMTTPQQVGLFIGAWGVADAAARGLGNLLAGIIRDITALVVGPTGAYVTVFLIEALILCTALILLRTIDVSAFRSQRRELGQLVAVIGDA from the coding sequence ATGAACTGGTTGAAGATGATCCGTTTAGGCATGATCCACATGGCTACCGCCGTTAGTCTGGTACCGATTACCGGCGTACTCAACCGGATCATGATCCACGAACTCGGCATTATGGCCAGCGTTGTGGCAGCGCTGATCATCCTGCCGCACCTCTTCTCGCCTATTCAAGTATTCATCGGTCAGTTCTCTGACCGGCATCCACTGTGGGGGTATCGGCGCACACCCTACATCGCACTGGGGATCATCCTCTGCGTCGTTGGCTCGGCGCTTACGCCGTTTGCCGCCTTTGCAATGGACGCCAACTTCTGGCCGGGGTTAATACTGGCACTGCTCATCTTTGGTATGTGGGGTATCGGTTTCAACGTTGCGGTTGTCTCGTACCTCTCCCTTGCCAGCGATCTGTCACCATCGCATCTACGCTCGCGTACCATTGCGGTCATGTGGTTTATGATGATCACCGCCGTGATCGGAACGGCAATCGGGGCCGGCCGCGCACTAGAGGATTACTCTCCCACTCGCCTCATCGAGGTCTTTGCGATTTGTGCCGGTGTTGCCCTGTTGATTAGTGTGCTTGGCCTCATCGGGCTTGAGCCGCGCAACGCCGTTCCGGTCAGCCATGAAGAACGACATAGCGCCGCCAACTCGGTCCGCACCGTCGTGAGTGATCCGCTGGCGCGACGCTTCTTCGTCTATCTGATGCTGATGTTGTCGGCTATTCTCGGCCAAGACGTATTACTCGAACCGTATGGCGCTCAGGCATTTGCGATGAATGTGCGTGACACCACCCAGTTGACAGCAACGTGGGGTGGGGCGACTCTACTGGCACTTTTGCTGCACGGTTTCTTCTTTAGCCGATGGTTAAGTAATAAGCGCGGGGCGGCAATTGGCGGTATTATCGCCGCCAGTGGTTTGACCCTGATTGCGCTTAGTGGCATCTTACACCTGCAACCTCTCTTTGTACCTTCAGTAGCTTTACTCGGTTTTGGTACCGGCATCGCCACTGCCACCAACCTCGCGCTGATGCTCGATATGACTACACCGCAACAGGTTGGGCTGTTCATCGGTGCGTGGGGTGTCGCCGATGCCGCGGCCCGTGGGTTGGGGAACCTGCTCGCCGGTATCATCCGTGACATCACCGCGCTGGTCGTCGGTCCAACCGGTGCTTACGTGACCGTCTTTCTGATCGAGGCGCTGATTCTCTGCACTGCACTCATCCTCTTACGAACAATTGATGTCAGCGCCTTCCGCAGCCAGCGCCGTGAGTTGGGCCAGTTGGTGGCCGTCATCGGCGATGCGTAG
- the hemA gene encoding glutamyl-tRNA reductase yields MNLFLAGLDHTTAPVEIREQLAFSQTDLPSALLQLTQADNGSPPLFTEAVILSTCNRVEIYGVANPGTTAQHVVDFLANFHRRPAGSFVHTLYFYQGEAVARHLCATAAGLRSLVLGEAQIQGQVRSAYEAAQRIGSVGSVLHRLFQIALVAGKRVRHETTIGKGAASVSQAGVELARRRLGDLRGREVLLIGGGEVSELAAQNLIANGADRLTIVNRTSSRAAALAERYGAEMLDFGALPEALARADIVISSTAAPVPIIYRHHIAEALSHKQRMRACGDCDPPAMLLIDLAVPRDIAADVAELPGVYLFTVDDLREVVSHTIELRSAVIDIANQIVEEQVREFSDWLRTQEALPVLTMLRQRAEEVRNEELTRALRRLHDLSPEQRAVIEGLSRSIVNKLLHPPTRCLREAAAHGQGKRYATMLAELFNLEHALEHKAGAMGNTELTDRMR; encoded by the coding sequence ATGAATCTGTTCCTTGCCGGTCTCGATCACACTACCGCGCCGGTCGAGATTCGCGAACAACTGGCCTTTAGCCAAACCGACTTGCCTTCCGCACTCTTACAACTGACTCAAGCCGACAACGGTTCGCCACCGCTATTCACCGAAGCGGTCATTCTCTCAACATGCAACCGAGTCGAGATTTACGGCGTTGCGAACCCGGGCACGACAGCACAGCACGTGGTCGATTTCTTGGCTAACTTTCACCGCCGCCCCGCCGGTAGCTTCGTTCATACCCTCTACTTTTACCAGGGTGAGGCCGTTGCCCGCCATCTGTGCGCGACTGCCGCCGGGTTACGCTCGCTCGTTCTTGGCGAGGCACAGATACAAGGTCAGGTACGGAGCGCCTACGAAGCCGCCCAACGGATCGGCAGCGTCGGATCAGTTTTGCACCGCCTATTCCAGATCGCATTGGTTGCCGGTAAACGGGTACGCCACGAGACCACTATTGGCAAAGGTGCAGCCAGTGTCTCGCAAGCCGGGGTTGAACTTGCACGTCGCCGGCTCGGTGATCTGCGCGGACGCGAAGTGCTGCTGATCGGTGGTGGTGAAGTGAGTGAATTGGCGGCCCAGAATCTGATCGCTAACGGCGCCGACCGGTTGACCATTGTCAATCGCACATCGAGCCGTGCCGCTGCATTGGCCGAACGGTACGGTGCCGAGATGCTCGATTTCGGTGCATTACCAGAAGCGCTGGCCCGCGCCGATATTGTGATCAGCTCGACTGCCGCTCCGGTTCCGATTATTTACCGTCACCACATCGCCGAAGCACTTTCCCATAAACAACGGATGCGTGCCTGCGGCGATTGTGACCCGCCGGCAATGTTGCTGATCGATTTGGCCGTCCCACGTGATATTGCCGCCGATGTAGCCGAGTTGCCCGGTGTTTACCTCTTCACCGTCGATGATCTGCGAGAAGTGGTTAGCCACACGATAGAGCTACGTAGTGCCGTGATAGATATTGCTAATCAGATTGTTGAAGAGCAAGTACGTGAGTTTAGTGATTGGTTGCGCACACAAGAGGCGCTGCCGGTGTTGACAATGCTTCGTCAGCGGGCTGAAGAAGTGCGAAACGAAGAACTTACTCGCGCTTTGCGCCGTCTCCACGATCTCTCGCCCGAACAACGGGCCGTGATCGAGGGGTTGTCCCGCAGTATTGTCAATAAGCTGCTCCATCCGCCGACCCGCTGCCTACGTGAAGCCGCTGCACACGGTCAGGGCAAACGTTATGCAACGATGCTCGCCGAGCTGTTTAATCTGGAACATGCACTTGAGCACAAGGCCGGTGCCATGGGCAATACCGAATTGACCGATCGTATGAGGTGA
- the hemC gene encoding hydroxymethylbilane synthase, which produces MARLLLGTRGSALARTQSEWVANVLRNTFADLSVELRIITTTGDRVLDVALSAVGDKGLFVKELEQALLAGDVDLCVHSAKDMPTATPPGLMLSAFPVREDPRDVLVVRHADVGTDLATLPTGARIGTSSLRRASQLRYHRPDLHLNDVRGNVDTRLRKLASDQYDALILAAAGLRRLGLWDGTPGASIGAALVYPLDPSVMLPAVAQGILAVETRTDDETTNRLVAALDDSAARTAALAERAFLRRLEGGCQIPVAAHAVLTEAGLHFRGMVGALDGSTLVFAEQVGDPAQPEAVGIAVAEAVLAQGGEAILAAIRSQQEAQR; this is translated from the coding sequence ATGGCACGCTTACTACTCGGCACCCGCGGCTCGGCCCTGGCCCGTACTCAATCAGAATGGGTCGCTAACGTCTTACGCAATACATTTGCCGATCTGTCGGTCGAACTACGGATCATTACCACGACCGGCGATCGGGTGCTCGATGTAGCTCTATCGGCGGTCGGCGACAAAGGTCTCTTTGTGAAAGAGCTGGAGCAAGCCTTGCTCGCCGGTGATGTTGATCTATGTGTGCATAGCGCTAAAGATATGCCGACAGCCACTCCACCCGGACTAATGCTTAGCGCTTTTCCGGTGCGCGAGGATCCGCGCGATGTGTTGGTCGTGCGTCACGCCGACGTAGGCACCGATCTTGCAACGCTCCCTACCGGAGCGCGCATCGGCACCTCGAGCTTACGCCGTGCCAGCCAGTTGCGCTACCATCGCCCTGATTTGCACCTGAACGATGTGCGCGGTAATGTGGATACACGACTACGGAAGCTTGCCTCGGACCAGTACGATGCCCTCATTCTGGCGGCGGCCGGATTACGTCGGTTAGGGTTGTGGGATGGTACGCCCGGTGCGAGCATCGGCGCAGCGCTGGTCTATCCCCTCGATCCATCGGTGATGCTACCGGCGGTTGCACAGGGCATTTTGGCCGTCGAGACACGCACCGACGACGAGACGACCAACCGCCTCGTCGCTGCCCTCGATGACTCGGCAGCACGCACAGCCGCACTGGCCGAGCGAGCATTCCTTCGCCGGCTCGAAGGCGGCTGTCAGATACCGGTTGCCGCTCATGCCGTTTTGACCGAAGCCGGCTTGCACTTCCGTGGTATGGTTGGCGCACTCGACGGAAGTACACTGGTCTTTGCCGAGCAAGTCGGTGATCCGGCTCAACCCGAAGCCGTCGGTATCGCGGTGGCCGAAGCAGTATTGGCCCAAGGTGGCGAAGCGATTCTGGCCGCGATCCGCAGTCAGCAGGAGGCGCAACGATGA
- a CDS encoding uroporphyrinogen-III synthase, with translation MSVLVGRRIAITRPAGRGDTLAARLRALGAIPLLTPLIAYAPPADPAPLQHALAQLAAGTYDWLVVTSRQAVQVLAEATVPTTTAIAAVGKATAADCRRTWGREPAGVPDEELGAALPNVMGTLTGKRILLPCADIAPSTLTAALQAAGAIVDRVTAYRTISSPAAAELAAALRSGTIDAIVLASGSAARQIPALLPPQTQCPPLVCIGPSTAAVCTELGLPVAAIAIRPNDDALLAALERVFLSQDAQPVSGF, from the coding sequence ATGAGTGTGCTTGTAGGTCGTCGGATAGCCATCACCCGTCCGGCAGGCCGCGGCGATACACTCGCTGCACGATTGCGCGCACTCGGCGCCATTCCGTTACTCACGCCGCTCATCGCGTATGCACCACCTGCCGATCCGGCCCCACTGCAACACGCGCTGGCCCAACTCGCTGCCGGCACGTATGATTGGCTCGTGGTCACAAGCCGGCAAGCGGTCCAAGTGTTAGCCGAGGCCACAGTGCCGACAACCACAGCCATCGCTGCTGTTGGGAAGGCAACCGCTGCCGATTGCCGCCGCACCTGGGGGCGCGAACCGGCCGGTGTACCTGATGAGGAACTCGGAGCCGCGCTACCGAACGTTATGGGCACGCTCACCGGGAAGCGGATATTGCTGCCGTGCGCCGACATTGCCCCATCAACACTGACCGCAGCACTCCAAGCAGCCGGTGCAATTGTTGATCGGGTAACTGCCTACCGCACGATCAGTAGTCCGGCTGCCGCCGAACTCGCCGCTGCGCTACGGAGCGGTACGATTGATGCAATTGTACTGGCCAGCGGATCGGCCGCTCGCCAAATACCGGCCCTCTTGCCGCCACAAACTCAGTGTCCACCATTAGTCTGCATTGGGCCGAGTACTGCTGCCGTCTGCACAGAATTGGGACTACCGGTTGCCGCCATCGCTATACGCCCCAACGACGATGCATTGCTGGCGGCGTTGGAACGGGTTTTTCTCAGTCAGGATGCGCAACCTGTGAGCGGGTTTTGA
- the hemB gene encoding porphobilinogen synthase, translated as MEILSSRSPATNGIGQQLPVPIQRPRRLRISPALRDLVRETRLTPAQLIAPIFVRHGHNLRVAIRSMPGQYQLSPDQAAQEAKQLAERGIRAVLLFGIPAHKDACGSENADPDGIVPQAIQAIKAVVPGMVVISDMCFCEYTDHGHCGVLNTPDRSDFQPQLGEGYLLNDATLSLLAEASVVHARAGADIIAPSGMIDGMVATIRAALDTAGFTHTSIMSYAAKYASAFYGPFRDAAESPPKFGDRSQYQMDPANAREAIREVDLDVAEGADILMVKPALAYLDIIRQVRDRHTLPLAAYQVSGEYSMVKAAALQGWLDEQRIALETLTAIRRAGADMIITYWAKEAAEWLD; from the coding sequence ATGGAAATACTGTCATCACGTTCCCCGGCTACGAACGGCATTGGTCAACAATTACCGGTGCCAATCCAGCGTCCCCGTCGCCTGCGCATTAGCCCGGCGCTGCGCGATCTAGTGCGTGAAACGCGGCTCACACCGGCGCAACTGATCGCCCCTATCTTTGTCCGTCACGGCCACAATCTGCGTGTCGCGATTCGCTCCATGCCCGGCCAATATCAATTGTCGCCCGATCAGGCGGCGCAAGAAGCCAAGCAATTAGCAGAGCGCGGCATTCGTGCCGTGCTGCTCTTCGGGATCCCCGCGCACAAAGATGCTTGTGGTAGCGAGAACGCCGATCCCGATGGAATCGTACCGCAGGCGATACAGGCTATCAAAGCAGTCGTGCCGGGCATGGTAGTGATTAGCGATATGTGTTTCTGTGAGTACACCGATCACGGTCATTGCGGTGTGCTCAACACCCCCGATCGCAGTGACTTCCAACCGCAGCTCGGTGAGGGCTATCTGCTCAACGATGCCACCCTCAGCCTCCTCGCCGAAGCCTCGGTCGTGCATGCCCGTGCCGGAGCCGATATTATCGCACCCTCCGGTATGATCGACGGTATGGTCGCTACGATCCGGGCTGCCCTCGACACTGCCGGTTTTACCCACACCTCGATCATGAGTTATGCTGCGAAATACGCCAGCGCCTTCTACGGCCCCTTCCGCGACGCCGCCGAAAGCCCACCCAAATTCGGCGACCGCAGCCAGTATCAGATGGATCCGGCCAACGCACGCGAAGCAATCCGCGAAGTCGATCTCGATGTGGCCGAAGGCGCCGACATCTTGATGGTCAAACCGGCACTCGCCTATCTTGACATCATTCGGCAGGTTCGCGACCGCCATACGCTGCCATTAGCCGCCTACCAGGTCAGCGGTGAATACAGTATGGTCAAGGCTGCTGCACTACAGGGCTGGCTCGATGAGCAGCGCATCGCTCTCGAAACCCTGACTGCGATCCGTCGCGCCGGTGCCGATATGATCATTACCTACTGGGCGAAGGAAGCTGCCGAATGGCTGGACTAA
- the hemE gene encoding uroporphyrinogen decarboxylase: MRDRFLRACRRQPVDRTPIWLMRQAGRYMPEYRAVRERYGFLQMVKTPEIAAEVTLQPIAAFGVDAAIIFADILPPLEGLGLRLTYEKGEGPVIHNPIRHPHDVATLHPCDPRETVAYTLDAVRLVKRELNGLPLIGFSGAPFTLASYAIEGGGSKEYRLTKRFMYEQPTAWHDLMERLGTLVAEYLIAQVEAGADAVQIFDSWAGTLAPADYRAYVLRHTQNVVATVRARLGAAAPPIIYFGTDMAGLAGELRQLGTDVLGVDWRIDLDVAWAQYGYEHAVQGNLDPMTLFAPPELIASRAREILQRAGGRPGHIFNLGHGILTETPVEHVRYLVEFVQSYPLPTTTPALQEVMQ; encoded by the coding sequence ATGCGTGATCGTTTTCTACGAGCATGCCGCCGCCAACCGGTTGACCGTACACCGATCTGGCTGATGCGACAGGCCGGGCGCTATATGCCTGAATACCGCGCCGTCCGTGAGCGCTATGGCTTTTTGCAGATGGTGAAAACGCCTGAAATCGCTGCCGAAGTAACCCTACAACCGATAGCAGCGTTCGGGGTCGATGCAGCGATTATTTTTGCCGATATTTTGCCACCGCTCGAAGGGCTAGGCTTGCGGCTCACCTACGAGAAGGGTGAAGGACCGGTCATCCATAACCCGATCCGGCATCCGCACGATGTTGCTACCCTACACCCCTGCGACCCACGCGAGACGGTTGCCTATACCCTCGACGCAGTGCGTTTGGTGAAGCGAGAACTGAACGGTCTCCCGTTGATCGGCTTCAGCGGCGCACCCTTTACGTTAGCCAGCTATGCCATCGAAGGCGGTGGTTCGAAAGAGTACCGCCTCACCAAACGGTTTATGTACGAACAGCCGACTGCCTGGCACGACCTGATGGAACGGCTGGGTACGTTGGTCGCCGAATATCTGATTGCCCAAGTCGAGGCCGGCGCCGATGCCGTCCAAATCTTCGATAGCTGGGCCGGCACACTCGCACCGGCTGACTACCGCGCTTACGTCTTACGCCACACCCAAAACGTGGTGGCAACCGTCCGTGCCCGCCTTGGTGCAGCCGCCCCGCCGATCATCTATTTCGGCACCGATATGGCCGGATTAGCGGGTGAATTACGTCAACTCGGCACCGATGTGCTTGGCGTCGATTGGCGGATCGACCTCGACGTGGCGTGGGCGCAGTACGGCTACGAACACGCCGTCCAGGGTAATCTCGATCCAATGACCCTCTTCGCCCCACCCGAACTGATCGCCAGCCGGGCACGTGAAATCTTACAGCGCGCCGGTGGTCGTCCCGGCCACATCTTCAACCTTGGTCACGGTATTCTTACCGAAACACCGGTCGAACACGTGCGCTATCTCGTCGAATTTGTCCAATCGTACCCGCTGCCAACGACCACTCCCGCCTTGCAGGAGGTTATGCAATGA
- the hemL gene encoding glutamate-1-semialdehyde 2,1-aminomutase produces MTIATERYSRSQANFAAAQAVIPGGVNSPVRAFRGVGGSPIFFERGQGAHIWDVDGNRYIDYVLSWGPLLLGHAHPAVVNAIATQAQRGTSFGAPTELETDLARLVLDLVPSIEQIRFVNSGTEATMSALRLARAATGRRLIVKFNGCYHGHADMLLVQAGSGVATLGLPDSPGVPPTVAADTITIEYNDLDAAADLFARRGSEIAAVIVEPIAANMGFVLPKPGFLSGLRELTQQHGAIFILDEVMTGFRVAPGGAQALWNLDPDLTCLGKVIGGGLPVGAYAGKRHLMQLVAPAGPMYQAGTLSGNPLAMIAGLTTLRTAFTDDNTAFQRAVTLTTRLANGLRELGERYRIPLQVGNVGTMFGCYFLRHADAQITNYVEAKANADTQRYARFFWAMADRGIYLAPSQFEAGFVSTAHTDADIDQTLTAVEEAFAQL; encoded by the coding sequence ATGACCATTGCTACCGAGCGTTACAGCCGTTCACAGGCCAACTTTGCCGCAGCTCAAGCTGTTATTCCCGGTGGTGTTAATTCCCCGGTACGCGCTTTTCGCGGAGTTGGTGGTAGCCCCATCTTCTTCGAGCGCGGCCAAGGCGCCCACATCTGGGACGTTGATGGTAACCGGTATATCGATTACGTGCTCTCGTGGGGACCACTCTTGCTCGGTCATGCCCACCCGGCGGTTGTCAACGCGATTGCCACGCAAGCCCAACGCGGAACCAGCTTTGGTGCGCCGACCGAACTCGAAACCGACTTAGCCCGGCTTGTGCTCGATCTCGTGCCGTCGATCGAACAGATTCGCTTTGTCAATAGCGGCACCGAAGCCACGATGAGTGCGCTTCGGCTTGCCCGTGCCGCCACCGGACGCCGCCTCATCGTCAAGTTCAACGGCTGCTACCACGGTCATGCCGATATGCTGCTCGTGCAGGCCGGCAGCGGCGTTGCGACCCTTGGCCTACCCGATAGTCCCGGCGTACCGCCAACCGTTGCCGCCGATACCATCACCATCGAATATAACGATCTCGACGCCGCAGCCGATCTCTTTGCCAGGCGTGGCAGCGAGATTGCCGCCGTGATCGTCGAGCCGATTGCCGCCAATATGGGATTTGTCCTTCCCAAACCCGGTTTCCTCAGCGGTCTCCGCGAACTCACCCAACAGCACGGTGCCATCTTCATTCTCGATGAGGTCATGACCGGTTTTCGGGTTGCCCCTGGCGGCGCCCAAGCCCTCTGGAACCTCGATCCCGATCTTACCTGTTTGGGAAAAGTGATCGGTGGCGGCCTACCGGTCGGCGCGTATGCCGGTAAGCGCCATTTGATGCAGTTGGTCGCACCGGCCGGCCCGATGTATCAGGCCGGTACCCTGAGTGGCAACCCGCTGGCAATGATCGCCGGCCTGACCACGCTCCGCACCGCGTTTACCGACGACAACACCGCTTTTCAGCGGGCTGTTACGCTCACCACCCGACTTGCGAACGGTTTGCGCGAATTGGGTGAACGCTATCGCATTCCATTACAAGTCGGCAATGTGGGTACGATGTTCGGTTGCTACTTCCTGCGTCACGCCGATGCGCAGATCACCAACTACGTTGAAGCGAAAGCCAATGCTGACACCCAACGGTATGCTCGCTTCTTCTGGGCAATGGCCGACCGCGGCATCTACCTTGCCCCCTCACAGTTTGAGGCCGGCTTTGTCAGCACTGCTCATACCGACGCCGACATCGACCAGACGCTGACCGCAGTGGAGGAAGCGTTCGCCCAACTGTAA
- the hemF gene encoding oxygen-dependent coproporphyrinogen oxidase: protein MTITDTRSLVHELMRTGQQNLCAAFEEIDGHQRFVAETWERPGGGGGTARVMTDGAVFERAGVNVSAVYGEEVPPSIWQHRPSTRGQPYFATGISMVLHPRNPYVPAFHANFRYFEAGDDWWFGGGMDLTPNYGFAEDARHFHVTLRDYCGRHSIADYRTMKETCDRYFFLKHRNEMRGIGGIFFDDLHPDGPDGFDRAFAFVSDGITTILDAYLPIVRRRMHTPYGERERSWQLYRRGRYVEFNLIYDRGTLFGLQTGGNIEAILMSLPPLARWQFKYQPEPGSPEAAMAEFLKPRDWAEE, encoded by the coding sequence ATGACCATTACCGACACTCGTTCGCTTGTGCATGAGCTGATGCGCACCGGTCAGCAAAACCTCTGCGCTGCCTTTGAAGAGATCGACGGACACCAACGTTTTGTCGCCGAGACGTGGGAACGACCGGGAGGAGGTGGCGGTACGGCGCGCGTCATGACCGACGGTGCCGTCTTCGAGCGCGCCGGGGTCAACGTGTCGGCAGTGTATGGCGAAGAGGTGCCACCGAGTATCTGGCAACATCGCCCCTCAACCCGCGGCCAACCCTACTTCGCCACCGGTATCTCGATGGTTCTTCACCCACGCAACCCTTACGTTCCCGCCTTTCACGCCAACTTTCGCTACTTCGAGGCCGGTGACGACTGGTGGTTCGGTGGTGGGATGGATCTCACTCCTAACTACGGATTTGCCGAAGATGCACGCCATTTTCACGTCACGCTTCGCGACTACTGCGGACGCCACTCCATCGCCGATTATCGCACGATGAAAGAGACCTGTGATCGCTATTTTTTTCTCAAGCACCGTAATGAAATGCGCGGCATCGGCGGCATCTTCTTCGACGATCTCCACCCAGACGGGCCAGACGGCTTCGATCGCGCGTTTGCGTTCGTCAGCGATGGCATCACCACTATTCTCGACGCCTACCTGCCGATCGTGCGCCGGCGCATGCACACCCCTTACGGCGAACGCGAACGTTCGTGGCAGCTCTACCGACGGGGTCGGTATGTTGAATTCAACCTCATCTACGACCGGGGGACGCTCTTTGGCCTACAGACCGGCGGCAACATTGAAGCCATCTTGATGTCATTACCGCCACTAGCGCGCTGGCAATTCAAATATCAGCCCGAACCAGGATCACCGGAAGCGGCGATGGCCGAGTTTCTCAAACCGCGTGACTGGGCAGAGGAATGA
- a CDS encoding PIG-L deacetylase family protein has product MTNEPRTALVVVAHPDDAEFGCGGTLAAWAAEGWEITLVICTDGGGGGPDDATDVGPVARRHISDIRKAEQRVAAEVLGLKEVVFLDYPDGMLQPTLELRRDIVRQIRRVRAQRVVCQSPDRVWTPQYSIPRFHPDHLAAANATLAAVYPAAQNGWDFPELLAEGYRPCKVRELYITGAPVLNYAVDISATIERKLAALRCHVSQLGTDQTELAQMVRQWAAERGKEFGLALAEAFHRVEN; this is encoded by the coding sequence ATGACGAACGAACCTCGTACTGCACTTGTCGTTGTCGCGCATCCAGACGACGCTGAATTTGGTTGTGGTGGTACCTTAGCCGCATGGGCCGCTGAAGGGTGGGAGATTACCTTAGTGATCTGTACCGACGGTGGTGGTGGTGGGCCTGATGATGCCACCGATGTTGGCCCGGTAGCCCGTCGCCATATCAGTGACATCCGCAAGGCAGAGCAACGGGTAGCGGCGGAGGTACTTGGTCTCAAAGAGGTCGTGTTTCTCGACTACCCGGATGGGATGCTGCAACCAACTCTCGAACTGCGCCGAGATATTGTCCGCCAGATTCGCCGTGTACGCGCACAGCGGGTTGTCTGCCAATCACCTGACCGGGTCTGGACACCGCAGTACTCCATCCCGCGGTTTCACCCCGATCATCTCGCTGCTGCCAATGCCACCCTTGCAGCGGTGTATCCGGCGGCACAGAACGGATGGGATTTTCCAGAACTCTTGGCCGAAGGCTATCGACCGTGTAAGGTGCGCGAACTTTACATCACCGGTGCGCCGGTGTTGAATTATGCCGTAGATATTAGTGCCACCATCGAGCGAAAACTGGCTGCATTGCGCTGCCACGTCTCGCAGTTGGGAACGGATCAGACTGAGTTAGCGCAGATGGTGCGGCAATGGGCTGCTGAGCGGGGCAAAGAGTTTGGTTTGGCGCTCGCCGAAGCATTCCACCGAGTGGAAAATTAG
- a CDS encoding 2Fe-2S iron-sulfur cluster-binding protein, with product MPTVTINDVEMEARPGERLLDIGRRHGAHMGFVCNGTGFCQTCKVKVLAGSESLNPPTELEKNWIPEQRLQEGWRLGCQAAVRGRGPITVLTNAELLRRQTFAVINPPAGTNALSNAAALLANMGQQSIDQITGYPFNLLNAVSRIGLGRLLNPWQSVEQFSRWIADFGKVVETTLNAPVPPPPRDPLDRVRAAAAEVRRASEAG from the coding sequence ATGCCTACGGTCACCATTAACGATGTCGAGATGGAGGCCCGGCCCGGTGAACGACTCCTCGATATTGGTCGACGCCATGGCGCACATATGGGTTTTGTCTGTAACGGTACCGGTTTTTGTCAAACGTGTAAAGTCAAGGTACTTGCCGGCAGTGAGTCACTCAATCCACCAACTGAGCTAGAGAAGAACTGGATTCCCGAGCAGCGGCTACAAGAAGGGTGGCGCTTGGGATGCCAGGCTGCTGTGCGGGGGAGAGGGCCGATCACCGTTTTGACCAATGCTGAACTGTTGCGTCGGCAGACCTTTGCGGTGATCAATCCACCCGCCGGTACCAATGCCTTGTCCAATGCGGCCGCTTTACTGGCTAATATGGGGCAGCAAAGTATCGATCAGATTACCGGATATCCGTTTAATTTACTCAACGCGGTATCTCGGATAGGATTAGGTCGTTTGCTGAATCCGTGGCAATCGGTCGAACAGTTTAGTCGGTGGATTGCCGATTTTGGCAAGGTGGTGGAAACGACATTGAATGCGCCGGTACCGCCTCCACCTCGTGATCCGCTCGATCGGGTGCGTGCGGCTGCTGCTGAGGTTCGGCGAGCTAGCGAGGCCGGCTAG